GCATCAGTCTtcgtgaaaaaaaaatcaaacagaatatTGAAAACCATCAGACTAACTGTAAAAATGTGAAGTGAAGAAACATGGAGTTAAGCCATCTAAGCCACACTCACCAAGTCATTAAAGTCTTCCATTTCTATGTTGAAGCTATCAGTATTCTGGTCATTTTCCTTATTGGAGAGTTCAATAAAGCAAATAAGACATTGAAAGCCAATAGACTAACTGTAAAAATGTGAAGTGAAGAAACATAGAGTTAAGCCATCTAAGCCACACTCACAAAATCATCAATGTCTTCCATTTCTGTGTTGAGGCTGTCATTCTTTTGGGCATTCTTCTTATAGTAGAGTTCAACCTTCTTCATAAATTCCTCCCATATCTGCCTTCTGTATCCTTCTCTATCCTAGAAATAACATAAGTGACAGTATTTCCTTCATATTAACTCCACACACACGCTGACCAAGTAGACTTGCTGTGACAGACAAGAGAAGCCCTGGGATCTCAGAAGGCCACAGCCAACCACTCTCCACACCCTGCGTTTCAGCACTTCAGGCACATGGTGTTCATAGCACACAACTTTAAGCAGTTCCTTAGTGACAGTTGACCCCTATGACCTCGCTTATGCTTCAGTGCTCCTATCTGCAGTGACTAGTCCTTCTGAGATCTTTGTGGACAGCTCCCATATTACCAACCTGCTCATTTTTTATTGGCTGGTCTTCATGTTCTGCATCCAGGATGGGCTCAGAGGATTCAGCAGCTGAGGTAACTGCCAAGCACAGGATGGCCAGGAAGACAGCAGGAGTCATGTTTCAAGCACCTGCATGAAAAAGGGAGAAATCCCAGTCTGTATTCTTCAAAGTTActaaattgtttctttctttactgaCAAACTGGAGCACTAGTGGTGGATCAAGACTGATTGAATAATCCCAAGTATCTATCTAAGCAAAGTGGAAAAAGCTAAGGGTGTGACTTGTTTGAAGAAAACATATGGAGGTATTTGTAGGGTCACCAACATGAATCGATGCTTGTGGGATGGATGGAAACAGTAGGTAGTGTGAGCTTCAGTTATCAGGCAGATGTTTGTCTACCCCATGATTCCAAAAGTTAAAGCTATAACTAAGGAAGTAAGGCAGAGTAAGCCTACGACTTGAAGAGAGTGAAAGAACTTCAAGAGCTGAGGGACACTGGTGCCTTCCAGCTCATTACATAGCAGGAGTTACCCTATGTCTTGGACCCTCCCCTCTTTGTAATAACAGTGTATCCTCTCCTCTCTAGAGAACCTAGGAAAGACAACATCTACTCATCCCTGTGACACACAGCTGTCACTGTGCCTCCTGAGTCTCTGCTCACTGCTTCAAAAAAGGAAGGGATTCACAAGGATTCACACTAGAAGCCAGAGCAACTAGGTGAATGGAGTTGGGAGGAGAGAATTCTCAAGACACTCAGCTCAAGATTTCCCAGACTTCCATTGAACTTCCCCAGAAGATGCCAGGTTAGGGGCACGCTGCTTGGTGTTCCTTCTGAGCAGGCAAGAAGAGATCTGACTTGATCTCTTGATATGGAAAAGGTGATCTTAACTGAACGGGATGCACTGGGCATGGCCATTGTGCAGGGTACCAACTGTCATTCCCTGTGACCAGGCTCACTCTTGTACTCATAGGGATCAAGCACAAAGTTGGATACCTGAGGGGCCTGGTTGGCTCTTTCACTCCTCCATCcatcctcctctgcttctctacCAGGGTCCCCATGGTGAGATTTTCTCATTCATAATAGGTCTGCCTCATTCTCCAGGGAATCTCTCTAGGGCTCTCCTCCACTTCCCGATCTGCTTTGGCAGAGCCAGGGCCTCACCTGAGATGTTCAGTGCTGTCCTTGTGCACTCCACAGACTCAGCTCTTCAATGGTTCCTGGGGATCCAGAATCGATCCCAGCTGCACAGGATTCAGTCTTTAAATCCCTAAATTCTGGCTCGGAAGCCCCACCCAACAATTCTAACTTCTTTATGATTGGATGTGTTGGTGACAGCATTGGGCCCCAGGGTCTTTGACTCCAGGTGTTTACAGAAATCTGACTTCACCTTGTCCTAGAGGATGGAGTGCTGTGTTGTCACAGGGGACTGGGGGGCGGGGTGTAGGATATGCAAAGGCCCCTTTTCAAAGAATGTAGAGAATGAGTCTTGAAGCCTGGGATCATTTAGTACCTTGCTTTTGTGCTTTGTTTAAGAAAAAAGTGTTTCCAGGTTGTTTTGAATAGATTTTCAACCTAACTATGGTTTTAACTTTGAATAAGAAACACCCTGGAGTAGGATGAGTCAGTGTATTCAAGTTTAATGTCTCCTGGTGAGAATGCAGACCCTAGGATACTTCCTTAGTTTCTGAGTTGAATCTGGGtgggtttcacacacacacacacacacaaaaaaaaaaaaataggggaggggctagaaagatgactctgtagttaagagtactttctggtcttgcagaagacccaagtttagcACCCTGGACCTACTTGGGGCTCCCAACAATctttaactctagtcccagggaatccaatactcTCTTCTTATCTCTTTGAACATGAGACACAAAAAATAGTGCAGGtaaatgtgcatacacacaaaacaacattaaataaaagtttttaagagAAGAGAATAGTTAGGAGAAGGCTGTCTtgaaacagagaggagagagtcaAGGGAAAACCTTTGGGTGTGACAGGGGATGGAAAGACTGGAGGAAGTTCTCCTATGACGCCTCCACTAGTTATACATCCTGCCCAGTCTCTTTCTCAGAGATACTTGTACCTCTCATTTATTTTGCAAccaatttttattttaccaaCCAATTCATGATATATGATTCAGTTACTGAAAGGCCGTTTTAATAAGTggaaaagaataaatgagaaatgaggaaaaatttTCATTTGCTCTCTTTGGGTTTTGCTGTATGGAAAACCAGTGTCCACCTTGAGATTTAAGTTTAATATACTTCATGAACCTCAGTGTTAAAATGTGAGATAAAGATAACTCAAGGATGTTTTAGGTAGAAGAGAACATAGGTACATAATAGTAACTACTAACTGCTACAATCCAGGACTTAAGAACAGAGttcaccaggagaacaaggcccactgaatcaactaagcagggcttacatgggctcacagagactgaagaggcaAACATAGGGCCTGCACGGGTCTGTGTCATGTGCTCTacatatgttatggctgttagcttggtgtttttgtgggacttctaTGAGTGagagcaggtgtatctctgactcttttcctcctattgggttgccttgtccagtctcaATATGAGACCCAATAGTAGtatgagaaaactgactcctgtgtgttttcctttacctccatacacacaccctcccccaaatttaaaacacacaaacaaaaataatgttccTTAAATACAATAAATTAGGTCCCAATATCATGTGTCCAACTTTCTTACTTTTTAAggatatataatatttattccACAGTGTAGCAGTTTGAATGAGAGGTCCCCGTATTCTTGGACATCTATGTATTTTTTCCCTTCTTGGTGCCACTGTTTTGGGTAGATTTAGGAGCTCTGACATTGCTGGGGGAAATATGTCACCAAGTGTGGGCTTTGGGCATCCAAAAGCCAGGCACTTATTTCTGgtgtgctctctgcttctgtttatgttttgagatgtgagctctcagccactgctccagctGTCATATTAGCTACCACTGCCATGCTGCCCCCTTATTATGAACCCTAATCCTCTAGAAtcataagccccaaataaaccatttcttctctAAAATGCCCTGGCAATGTTGTTTTGTTACATCAATAGAATACTAACTTATACACATAGagacaccattttttttctgtacattgTTTCATGAATATGTTTCTCTGACAAGTGGGCAAAGAAGATACAACACTTGTCTCCCCTACACTACTAAATGTGGACAAAGTCTAAATTTAACCCACAGAATTTTTACTGCAAGAAAAGCAGTTATGGATGCACAAGCAAGAGAAAATAAGCCATTACTGTTGCTATAAGTCATTGGGATGCCCATTTATACAGAAAATCTGATAAACTGTACTCAACTCATCTTAGTTTGGACCCATCTGTGCAAGTCTTTGTAGCATCCTGTTTCAGTCAACAATGCTATTGATTCAGTTTAGTGCAAACGTCCGCCATTACTATCTGGTAGTCCTCTCTATCTGATCAGGAGACGTATTCTCCACCAATGCCCCAGGTTATGTCTCCTCatacagccaaaagaaaaattccTGTAAGTCTGCTTAGTCAGAATCCCCTTCACCCTGATGCTTCTTATCACTTTTCCATCTACTGAGTCTCCATCTGCTCCTTGCTGTAAAATTTAAATAACCATATTGCGTGACTACTAGCATCCTCCTGCCCCTCATGCAGGACTCCATGTAAATGACTCCGATAGCTATAGCCTAGTCCCTAGTATGGTTTTCCTAGACATTTTAATAAGTAGTTAATTCTTTAATTCCTAGATATGCCTTTATAAGCAGCCATGCCCTAATTTCTCTTAAACAGTGATTTcctacctttccttttcctgggccTGACTAGAACAGCAGACGCTCTAATCCAAGGAAGAGGATGTTCTTGGTGATCCTGAATCCTCCATCCTAGAACTTTAGGAGCAGTAGTCTACTTCTTCTGATGCATCATGATCCAAGAAGTAAGATGGAAAAGCAGATGATGAATGATAGATGGAGGGTGGACAGTGAAGACTCTAAAGCTCAGCTTTCATTTCTGAGGCCAGCTGGCCCAATGCTCTGTGTTTGTTCTGTGGGAAGGAGAGCAAGAGTCTATTCTACTAGATGAAGCACCAACAGCAGATCAAAGAAATTATTACAACTAAGTTTAGAGTAGTAAACCATTGAATTTATTTGGGTTACTTACTGAAAC
The DNA window shown above is from Cricetulus griseus strain 17A/GY chromosome 3, alternate assembly CriGri-PICRH-1.0, whole genome shotgun sequence and carries:
- the LOC118237934 gene encoding trophoblast-specific protein alpha-like, coding for MTPAVFLAILCLAVTSAAESSEPILDAEHEDQPIKNEQDREGYRRQIWEEFMKKVELYYKKNAQKNDSLNTEMEDIDDFENDQNTDSFNIEMEDFNDLTDAEFKNLMDKILFPMFGEEEKDQPAGDDDPKLEDLSRSDDVTPVQD